From the genome of Scytonema hofmannii PCC 7110, one region includes:
- the era gene encoding GTPase Era, producing MIPQAPPGFKSGFIGIIGRPNVGKSTLMNHLVGQKIAITSPVAQTTRNRLRGILTTPEAQLIFVDTPGIHKPHHQLGEVLVQNAKIAIESVDIVLFVVDGSSVCGTGDLYISELLNRIQTPVILGLNKIDRQPEEFQQIDGSYAQLAKSLQWQTVKFSAKTGTGLSELQGLLIEQLEPGPMYYPPDLVTDQPERFIMGELIREQILLLTREEVPHSVAIAIDMVEETPTITRVFATIHVERDSQKGILIGKGGAMLKAIGSAAREQIQKLIAGKVYLELFVKVQPKWRHSRVRLADLGYRVEE from the coding sequence ATGATTCCACAGGCTCCTCCTGGATTTAAGTCGGGTTTTATTGGCATTATTGGTCGCCCTAATGTCGGTAAATCTACGCTGATGAATCACTTAGTAGGACAAAAAATTGCCATTACATCACCAGTCGCACAGACAACACGCAATCGGTTGCGAGGCATTTTAACGACACCAGAAGCACAGTTAATCTTTGTGGATACACCAGGAATTCATAAACCTCATCATCAATTGGGAGAGGTGTTGGTGCAAAATGCCAAAATAGCAATTGAATCGGTGGATATTGTACTGTTTGTCGTGGATGGCTCTTCAGTCTGTGGAACAGGCGATCTGTATATTTCCGAGCTACTCAATCGCATTCAAACACCAGTGATATTGGGTTTGAACAAAATTGATCGACAACCAGAAGAGTTTCAACAAATAGATGGGAGTTACGCTCAATTAGCTAAGTCGCTTCAATGGCAAACGGTAAAATTCTCAGCTAAGACAGGTACGGGATTGTCGGAACTGCAAGGGTTACTAATTGAACAATTAGAGCCAGGACCGATGTACTATCCACCTGACCTAGTAACTGACCAACCAGAACGCTTTATCATGGGGGAGTTAATACGAGAACAAATTTTACTGTTAACTCGTGAAGAAGTTCCTCATTCAGTAGCGATCGCAATAGATATGGTAGAGGAAACTCCGACTATTACCCGCGTATTTGCTACCATACACGTAGAACGCGATTCCCAAAAAGGCATTCTCATTGGTAAAGGTGGAGCCATGTTAAAAGCAATTGGTAGTGCTGCTCGCGAGCAAATCCAAAAGTTAATTGCTGGTAAAGTTTACCTAGAGCTATTTGTCAAAGTGCAACCAAAATGGCGTCATTCTCGGGTGCGATTGGCAGACTTGGGGTATCGCGTAGAGGAGTAA
- a CDS encoding VOC family protein, producing the protein MNPTLFHLAFPVTDITQAKTYYVDGLGCLPGRENRHALILKLYEHQLVAHVTKETLVHQHSIYPRHFGIIFTAVEDWEDLLLRAQQQQLLFREEPKHRFVGSPLEHRTFFLEDPFYNLMEFKYYRYSEAIFGDAEYTQIGDRVELE; encoded by the coding sequence ATGAATCCAACTTTATTTCATCTTGCTTTTCCTGTCACAGATATTACCCAAGCAAAAACTTATTATGTAGATGGTTTGGGCTGTCTCCCCGGTCGGGAGAATCGCCATGCTCTCATTCTCAAGCTCTACGAGCATCAACTAGTAGCTCATGTTACTAAAGAAACACTCGTCCACCAACACAGTATATACCCCAGACATTTTGGCATAATTTTTACCGCAGTGGAAGATTGGGAAGATTTACTGCTAAGAGCGCAACAACAACAGCTACTTTTTCGCGAAGAACCCAAACACCGCTTTGTTGGTTCTCCTTTAGAACATCGCACTTTCTTTTTAGAAGACCCTTTTTATAACTTGATGGAATTTAAGTATTACCGTTATTCTGAAGCGATTTTTGGGGATGCTGAATATACACAAATTGGCGATCGCGTTGAACTGGAGTAG
- a CDS encoding ABC transporter ATP-binding protein yields MTKLKSNFLVLEKVSKSFDGLKVLNEISCSIRAGEIVGLLGLNGSGKTTLFNVMTNLLRADSGKVIFRERNLHQFSPHEIAKIGITRTFQDLRLIRRLTVLENVLLSFKHQPGEKLTNLFLNWKKSENREIKHSQISQKILNNVGLADKSNTLAEDLSYGQQKLLSIVCCLATGADLLLLDEPIAGVSPAAIEQIIPLIKDLPRQNKSAVLIEHNPDVVKEICDRVFFLDAGSLIIQGTPEQVYNNSKVIEAYLR; encoded by the coding sequence ATGACAAAATTAAAATCAAATTTTTTAGTATTAGAAAAAGTATCAAAGAGCTTTGATGGGTTGAAAGTTCTGAATGAGATTTCATGTAGCATTAGAGCAGGGGAAATTGTTGGTTTACTTGGTCTAAATGGATCGGGCAAAACTACACTTTTCAATGTAATGACAAATCTGCTTCGTGCTGATAGTGGGAAAGTGATTTTTCGCGAGCGCAACTTACACCAATTTTCTCCTCATGAAATTGCAAAAATTGGGATTACCAGAACATTTCAAGACTTGAGGTTAATTCGGCGTTTGACTGTATTGGAAAATGTATTGCTTTCATTTAAGCATCAACCAGGTGAAAAACTTACGAACTTATTTCTGAACTGGAAAAAATCTGAAAATCGAGAAATTAAACATTCTCAAATTTCCCAGAAAATACTAAATAATGTAGGATTAGCAGACAAATCCAATACTTTAGCTGAAGACCTTTCTTACGGTCAGCAAAAGCTTTTAAGTATTGTTTGCTGCTTGGCAACAGGTGCAGATTTGCTACTACTAGATGAACCAATAGCTGGAGTCTCGCCTGCAGCGATAGAGCAAATTATTCCACTTATTAAAGACTTACCGCGACAAAATAAATCTGCTGTGTTAATCGAGCACAATCCAGATGTCGTGAAAGAGATATGCGATCGCGTCTTCTTTTTAGATGCTGGCTCTCTCATCATTCAAGGTACACCAGAGCAAGTCTATAACAATTCTAAAGTTATTGAAGCTTACCTACGTTAA
- a CDS encoding succinylglutamate desuccinylase/aspartoacylase family protein: MLPNIETIPQRHMASGDVLSFQVYKFIGAHPGKKVYIQSNLHGAEIVGNAVIHQLIEFLLSINNTDLTGQIWLVPVCNSMSTNQRSHFFSSGRYCISEAKDWNRIFWDYEKFTNNLREFAQSQIHLNPEVVRKNYLNAIEQKFTGLLEKINSSSSVPYTEKFRYKLQSLSIDADFLIDLHSHTTQGLNYVYYFRDREESAKSFLLPLGILLDEYDGNAFDEAFIKPWLALEKSFKELGREIRFDVEAWTLELGTGMQMNPDSVEKGVRGIKNYLVQKGVLQTSDLPVKGALLQSASHEMSFSRRSQAKKYHAPTGGMIQSKVDLGSSVKAGDRVYQILQFNKEGKLPTVIDVFAEQDGLIYDSSTNHAVNEGEFVLGLISVTSDQ; the protein is encoded by the coding sequence ATGCTTCCAAACATTGAAACAATTCCGCAGCGCCATATGGCTTCAGGTGATGTGCTCTCCTTTCAAGTCTATAAATTTATTGGTGCTCATCCCGGCAAAAAAGTTTATATTCAATCTAATTTACATGGTGCGGAAATTGTTGGCAATGCCGTTATTCACCAGCTTATTGAATTTTTGCTATCCATAAACAACACCGATCTAACTGGACAAATTTGGCTGGTTCCTGTTTGTAATTCTATGAGCACAAATCAGCGATCGCACTTTTTTTCTTCAGGTCGTTACTGTATTTCTGAAGCTAAAGATTGGAACCGTATCTTTTGGGATTATGAGAAGTTTACTAACAATTTAAGGGAATTTGCCCAATCTCAAATTCATCTTAATCCAGAAGTAGTGAGGAAAAATTATCTAAATGCTATTGAGCAGAAATTTACGGGTCTTTTAGAAAAAATCAACTCTTCTAGTAGCGTCCCTTATACAGAAAAATTTCGTTACAAATTGCAATCTCTGAGTATAGATGCTGATTTTCTAATTGACTTACACAGCCACACAACTCAAGGATTAAACTATGTGTATTACTTCCGCGATCGAGAAGAAAGTGCAAAATCTTTTTTACTTCCACTAGGAATTTTACTAGATGAATATGATGGAAATGCTTTTGATGAAGCGTTTATCAAACCTTGGTTAGCCCTGGAAAAATCTTTCAAAGAACTTGGAAGGGAAATCAGATTTGATGTGGAAGCTTGGACACTAGAACTTGGAACGGGAATGCAGATGAATCCTGATTCAGTCGAGAAAGGAGTTAGGGGCATAAAAAATTATTTAGTACAGAAAGGAGTGTTGCAAACTTCTGATCTTCCTGTAAAAGGAGCTTTATTACAAAGCGCATCCCATGAGATGAGTTTTAGCAGAAGAAGCCAAGCCAAAAAATATCATGCTCCAACAGGTGGAATGATTCAATCAAAAGTTGACTTGGGGAGTTCAGTAAAGGCCGGAGATAGGGTGTATCAAATTTTGCAATTTAATAAAGAAGGCAAATTACCTACTGTCATTGATGTCTTTGCCGAACAAGACGGGCTGATTTACGATTCTTCAACCAATCACGCCGTTAATGAAGGTGAGTTTGTACTGGGTCTGATTTCAGTGACCAGCGATCAGTGA
- a CDS encoding tetratricopeptide repeat protein → MLEQIASALERKDYPTAAKLLKQLLKESPDNPWVQFYLGRLYESTGKQTEAEKVYRRLLRDTTNSKLLTQARQGLQRLEDIEKEERQQAKARATSDASNTELGVLVLEPIGNELKTQAAQKFAQIMQLDAYNARLMLPSRGWRVYRTGAVGELKYYGEQLRNANIPCFWTTLSEIQKIKVFQVSYFQQSTSGVTVVCKNDSNQLGSLNFEWSEVRGRVQGLLPIFEQVVDRNVRGKLERKTQTQDYFQFYDLHLPGRSSILRLHDNGYDFQQGIEIAVAKRKPYPAYRTSHSTIRMNWNSLLSWIDQKLLQVEVWSEFTHFAQTALDRTELLHQIQSHIHLFRREPTDWDSAFHLYSSLVFLQNVRSHL, encoded by the coding sequence ATGCTTGAGCAAATTGCTTCCGCTTTAGAGCGTAAAGATTATCCTACTGCTGCTAAATTACTTAAACAGTTACTGAAAGAATCACCAGATAATCCTTGGGTGCAGTTTTATTTGGGAAGGCTGTATGAATCCACTGGAAAGCAAACAGAGGCAGAAAAAGTCTATCGCCGACTGCTGCGGGATACAACGAACTCTAAGTTACTAACACAAGCACGTCAAGGTTTACAACGCTTGGAAGACATTGAAAAAGAGGAGCGACAGCAAGCGAAAGCAAGAGCAACATCTGACGCTAGCAATACAGAACTAGGCGTTTTAGTCTTAGAACCGATTGGCAATGAATTGAAAACTCAAGCAGCACAAAAATTTGCTCAGATTATGCAGCTTGACGCTTACAATGCAAGATTGATGCTACCAAGTCGCGGTTGGCGGGTATACCGAACAGGAGCAGTAGGAGAGCTAAAATATTATGGCGAACAGCTACGCAATGCCAATATTCCCTGTTTTTGGACAACACTCTCTGAAATTCAAAAGATTAAAGTTTTTCAAGTCAGTTACTTCCAACAATCTACTTCAGGTGTAACTGTCGTTTGCAAAAATGATTCAAATCAACTTGGTTCTCTTAACTTTGAATGGTCAGAAGTCCGAGGACGCGTACAGGGGCTTCTGCCCATTTTTGAACAAGTTGTAGACAGAAATGTGCGTGGTAAATTGGAACGCAAAACTCAAACTCAAGATTATTTTCAATTTTACGATTTACATCTTCCTGGGAGAAGCTCTATTCTACGACTTCATGACAACGGCTATGACTTCCAACAAGGAATAGAAATTGCCGTCGCGAAGCGCAAGCCGTACCCGGCTTATCGCACCAGCCACAGTACAATCAGAATGAATTGGAATAGTTTGTTGAGTTGGATTGACCAAAAGCTTCTACAAGTTGAAGTTTGGTCGGAGTTTACACATTTTGCACAGACAGCATTAGATCGAACAGAGCTACTACATCAAATTCAATCTCATATTCATTTATTTCGCAGAGAACCAACTGATTGGGACTCCGCTTTTCACTTATATAGTAGTCTGGTTTTTTTGCAGAATGTTAGAAGTCATTTATAA
- a CDS encoding 16S rRNA (uracil(1498)-N(3))-methyltransferase, which yields MQRIAIAPSQLQQGQILLTPQQQHYLGRVLRLRTGDRFIAMDGMGQWWLAQLEGDNAQVLEPMVVQTELRATITLILALPKGNTFDDVVRCCTELGVAIIAPVMSERTLLKPSPQKLERWQRIAQEAAEQSERSFVPTILEPVSFSTALSSANDQQYICVARGNSPHLRDCLQDIGQITNDNGQRTIVIAVGPEGGWTQKEVECATDAGFQTVSLGRRILRAVTAPIVALSIVVAELESEKFGNYK from the coding sequence ATGCAAAGAATTGCGATCGCACCATCCCAACTCCAACAAGGGCAAATTTTGCTCACACCCCAACAACAGCATTATCTGGGGCGGGTTTTACGCTTGCGTACAGGCGATCGCTTTATTGCAATGGATGGAATGGGACAATGGTGGCTGGCGCAGTTAGAAGGGGACAACGCGCAGGTTTTAGAACCAATGGTAGTACAAACCGAATTAAGAGCAACCATAACACTGATACTCGCTTTGCCCAAAGGTAATACATTTGATGATGTGGTACGTTGTTGTACTGAGTTAGGGGTTGCTATCATTGCGCCAGTGATGAGCGAACGAACTCTACTTAAACCAAGCCCGCAGAAACTTGAAAGATGGCAACGAATTGCACAAGAAGCGGCAGAACAATCAGAACGTTCTTTTGTCCCGACTATCTTGGAACCTGTCTCCTTCAGCACAGCTTTGTCATCTGCAAACGATCAGCAATACATCTGTGTTGCTCGTGGTAACTCTCCTCATTTGCGAGATTGCTTGCAAGATATAGGACAAATCACAAATGATAACGGACAAAGAACAATTGTCATTGCAGTGGGACCGGAGGGAGGATGGACGCAAAAAGAAGTAGAGTGCGCTACTGACGCCGGATTTCAAACTGTTTCGCTTGGGCGTCGCATTCTTAGAGCAGTCACAGCTCCAATTGTTGCCTTATCTATTGTCGTAGCTGAGTTAGAATCTGAGAAATTTGGGAACTATAAATAA
- a CDS encoding esterase/lipase family protein: MTSIEEQKNPVVLVHGIFDTGRVFDRMIPYLKQRGFTLYDLDLVPNSGRIGLDDLAKQVAHYIDTTFDPEQPIDLVGFSMGGIVSRYYIQKLGGINRVKRFITISSPHHGTWVAFCTQGLGCIQMRPDSAFLQDLNRDVAMLKQLDFTSIWTPYDLMIVPANSSRLPVGRNVIVPVLTHAWMLTDIRSLASVADALATPVQRDRQFVYIQHPQKSLQNNGNT, translated from the coding sequence ATGACTAGTATAGAAGAACAGAAAAACCCCGTAGTACTGGTACATGGCATTTTTGATACTGGTCGAGTTTTCGATAGAATGATTCCCTACCTCAAACAGAGGGGTTTTACGTTGTACGACCTAGACTTGGTACCAAATAGTGGTCGAATTGGTCTTGATGATTTGGCAAAGCAAGTCGCTCACTATATTGACACCACTTTTGACCCAGAACAACCTATAGATTTAGTGGGCTTCAGTATGGGGGGTATCGTCAGTCGTTATTACATTCAGAAACTGGGTGGCATAAATCGCGTAAAACGGTTCATCACTATCTCCTCTCCACATCACGGTACGTGGGTAGCCTTTTGCACCCAAGGCTTGGGTTGTATCCAAATGCGTCCTGACAGTGCTTTTCTACAGGACTTAAACCGGGATGTTGCAATGTTGAAACAGCTAGATTTTACATCTATATGGACGCCATACGATTTGATGATTGTCCCTGCCAATAGTTCGCGTCTTCCCGTGGGACGAAATGTAATTGTCCCAGTTTTAACTCATGCTTGGATGCTGACAGATATCAGAAGCTTAGCATCAGTCGCAGACGCCTTGGCTACTCCAGTTCAACGCGATCGCCAATTTGTGTATATTCAGCATCCCCAAAAATCGCTTCAGAATAACGGTAATACTTAA
- a CDS encoding branched-chain amino acid ABC transporter permease yields MQYLIHIGILIGIYTILAVSLNLVAGYTGLLSIAHAAFYGIGAYTLALMALNLNTPFWINCLSATALTGFIGIIVGIPALQTRGDYFTIATFGFQVIIFNIFNNWVDLTRGPMGLTGIPQPTLWDWQISTPLDFLLLTYAVCIPVLGIVYRIVHSPFGRVLKAIREDEIFAVSLGKNVFAYKITIFVVGAMIAAVAGCLYASYVTFIDPTSFTVTESIFIISIVIVGGAGNLWGSIVGATFLIALPELLRFLGLPTTLAANIRQIFYGSLLIAFMLWRPQGLLGEFFLQTRERYDKIKIKFFSIRKSIKEL; encoded by the coding sequence ATGCAATACCTTATTCATATCGGTATACTTATCGGAATTTATACTATCCTTGCTGTCTCCTTAAATCTTGTAGCAGGATATACAGGATTGCTTTCTATTGCTCATGCAGCTTTTTACGGTATTGGAGCTTACACCTTAGCGCTCATGGCTTTAAACTTGAACACTCCTTTCTGGATAAATTGTTTAAGTGCTACTGCTCTGACAGGATTCATAGGGATTATAGTAGGTATACCTGCTCTTCAAACTCGTGGTGACTACTTCACAATTGCCACCTTTGGTTTTCAGGTTATTATTTTCAATATTTTCAATAACTGGGTAGATTTAACACGCGGACCAATGGGATTAACAGGAATCCCTCAACCCACTTTATGGGACTGGCAAATTTCTACTCCTTTAGATTTTCTGTTGCTAACATATGCTGTTTGTATTCCAGTTTTAGGGATAGTTTACCGAATTGTTCACTCACCATTTGGGAGAGTTCTGAAAGCCATTCGTGAAGATGAAATCTTTGCAGTCTCACTGGGAAAAAATGTTTTTGCTTACAAGATCACCATTTTTGTAGTAGGAGCAATGATAGCAGCAGTTGCTGGCTGTTTGTATGCCAGTTACGTTACCTTCATCGATCCTACAAGCTTCACAGTGACAGAATCCATTTTTATTATTTCCATTGTGATTGTTGGTGGTGCTGGTAATTTGTGGGGTTCAATTGTTGGTGCAACATTTCTCATTGCCTTACCTGAACTGCTAAGGTTTTTGGGCTTACCAACTACTTTAGCTGCAAATATTCGTCAAATCTTTTACGGAAGCCTCTTAATAGCTTTTATGCTTTGGCGACCGCAAGGTTTGTTAGGAGAATTTTTCTTGCAAACGAGGGAAAGATATGACAAAATTAAAATCAAATTTTTTAGTATTAGAAAAAGTATCAAAGAGCTTTGA
- a CDS encoding response regulator has translation MSLESTFLLNLPADASPVRVLIVEDDPMMQLGLEQSLMAHPQLEIVGQAEDGYLGVQAALKLKPDLVVMDIGLPRLDGIAATQQIKAALPETHVVMLTSHKTDTEIVAALSSGADAYCIKGASVERLLSAIAAAVEGATYLDPQIARRVIENLKPPTASGNTANLSQRELEVLTLMVEGYSNPEIAEKLYLSPNTIKTHVRGIMNKLSVDDRVQAAVVALRSGLV, from the coding sequence ATGTCTTTAGAAAGTACCTTTCTCCTAAATTTGCCAGCCGATGCTTCTCCGGTACGAGTTCTCATTGTGGAAGATGACCCAATGATGCAACTCGGACTCGAACAATCACTCATGGCTCATCCCCAATTAGAAATTGTCGGACAGGCGGAAGATGGTTATTTGGGCGTGCAAGCAGCACTCAAACTCAAACCAGATTTGGTAGTTATGGACATTGGTTTGCCACGTTTAGATGGAATTGCAGCAACACAGCAAATAAAAGCAGCACTTCCAGAAACTCATGTCGTGATGCTAACGTCTCACAAAACAGACACAGAAATTGTTGCTGCTTTATCCAGTGGTGCAGATGCATATTGTATCAAAGGAGCAAGTGTGGAACGGTTGTTAAGTGCGATCGCAGCTGCTGTTGAAGGAGCAACTTACCTCGATCCCCAAATTGCTAGACGAGTTATTGAAAATCTTAAACCACCTACTGCTAGTGGAAATACAGCCAATCTATCTCAGCGCGAGTTAGAAGTGTTGACGCTGATGGTAGAAGGATATAGCAATCCAGAGATTGCTGAAAAACTTTATCTCAGTCCCAACACTATCAAAACTCACGTTCGCGGAATTATGAATAAACTTTCTGTTGATGACCGCGTACAAGCAGCCGTTGTGGCTTTGCGTTCTGGGCTTGTTTGA
- a CDS encoding ABC transporter ATP-binding protein, with amino-acid sequence MLTLKSLETGYGKKQILFGVSISVELGEIVAIIGPNGSGKSTTLKAIYGLTPIWNGEVVFNNKRLNGLHPAQMTTCRLAFAPQGSRVFNELTVLENLRIGGHHLSPVRFKQRTETVLDIFPALRERTYHKAGKLSGGQQQMLAIARALIPNPQFLMLDEPSLGLAPTVLSMLFEKIVEINQIFGTTILVVEQRVREVLEICDRVYSLKLGKVSFEGSPKELQENQQKLKELFF; translated from the coding sequence ATGTTAACTCTCAAGTCCTTAGAAACAGGTTATGGCAAAAAGCAAATTCTTTTTGGTGTATCCATTAGCGTAGAATTGGGTGAAATTGTTGCTATTATTGGACCAAACGGATCTGGTAAGTCTACAACACTAAAAGCTATCTATGGTTTAACTCCTATTTGGAATGGAGAAGTTGTTTTCAACAACAAACGACTCAATGGTTTACACCCAGCTCAAATGACAACTTGTAGACTTGCATTTGCGCCACAAGGAAGCCGAGTGTTTAATGAACTTACTGTTTTAGAAAATTTGAGGATCGGCGGACACCATTTATCCCCTGTGAGATTCAAACAACGAACTGAGACTGTTTTAGATATTTTTCCAGCATTAAGAGAAAGAACATACCACAAAGCAGGTAAACTTAGTGGTGGACAGCAGCAGATGTTAGCAATAGCTCGTGCGCTTATCCCCAATCCACAATTTTTAATGTTGGATGAGCCGTCGTTGGGATTAGCGCCGACAGTATTAAGTATGTTATTCGAGAAGATCGTCGAAATCAACCAGATCTTTGGCACCACTATTTTAGTTGTAGAACAACGAGTTCGGGAAGTATTAGAAATTTGCGATCGCGTTTATTCATTAAAACTGGGGAAAGTTTCGTTTGAAGGAAGCCCCAAAGAACTTCAGGAAAATCAACAAAAACTAAAAGAGTTATTTTTTTAA
- a CDS encoding ABC transporter substrate-binding protein: MKRRLLIRTILFSSSVLLVTVTSCTSINNQSSSYQPPEIKIGVLFPLTGDAASYGEKGKKAIELAMEEINAKEVKKAKAIFEDSRAEPKTGVTATQKLIDVDKVPVIVGDIVSAVTLAIAPIAEKNQVVVLAPTSSAPAITNAGEYIYRIWPSDLVEGTRIAELATQRGFKSVAILHLNNDYGLAIANIFQKTFEQKGGHVILKEGYLDKATDFRPVLSKVASLKPNVVYVAGYFADTARILKQSRELGIQSQFLGTTAIEDDEFIKLAGNAAEGITYPLATGFDPTIIKNPKVDNFVNSFEKKYKYKPGWVEGHSYDAFMMAYQAANSSDGQVTGTSIKNYFSTRKSYEGVTGKIVFDKNGDVVKPVVFKTIQKGKFVAIGK, encoded by the coding sequence ATGAAACGTCGTCTTTTGATACGAACAATCCTTTTTAGTTCGAGTGTCCTTCTGGTTACGGTAACATCTTGCACTTCTATTAACAATCAATCCTCCTCTTATCAACCTCCAGAAATCAAGATAGGAGTGTTATTTCCATTAACTGGCGATGCTGCATCCTATGGTGAAAAAGGGAAAAAGGCTATCGAGCTGGCGATGGAAGAAATTAACGCAAAAGAGGTGAAGAAAGCCAAGGCAATTTTTGAGGACTCGCGAGCAGAACCCAAAACAGGTGTGACAGCAACGCAAAAACTGATTGATGTGGATAAAGTTCCAGTGATTGTAGGAGATATTGTTAGTGCTGTAACACTTGCGATCGCACCGATAGCAGAAAAAAACCAGGTTGTTGTTCTTGCTCCTACTTCTTCTGCTCCAGCAATTACAAATGCAGGCGAATATATTTACCGCATTTGGCCAAGCGATTTAGTTGAGGGAACTAGGATTGCTGAACTAGCTACTCAAAGAGGTTTTAAAAGTGTTGCCATTCTCCATTTAAATAATGACTACGGACTGGCGATCGCAAATATTTTTCAAAAAACCTTTGAGCAAAAAGGTGGTCATGTTATTTTGAAGGAAGGCTATCTTGACAAAGCAACTGATTTCCGCCCTGTATTATCTAAAGTCGCCAGTCTTAAACCCAATGTAGTTTATGTAGCTGGCTACTTTGCTGATACTGCTCGTATTTTAAAGCAATCTCGTGAGTTAGGAATTCAATCTCAATTCTTAGGGACAACAGCTATTGAAGATGATGAGTTCATTAAACTAGCTGGGAACGCAGCCGAGGGGATTACTTATCCTTTGGCAACTGGGTTCGATCCCACAATTATCAAAAATCCTAAAGTTGACAATTTTGTCAATTCTTTTGAGAAAAAGTATAAATACAAACCAGGTTGGGTAGAAGGACATTCTTATGATGCTTTTATGATGGCATATCAAGCGGCGAACAGCAGTGATGGTCAAGTCACCGGAACAAGTATCAAGAACTACTTTAGTACTAGGAAAAGTTACGAAGGTGTTACCGGAAAGATTGTATTTGATAAAAATGGAGATGTTGTCAAACCTGTAGTTTTTAAAACGATTCAAAAAGGTAAGTTTGTAGCTATAGGGAAGTAA
- a CDS encoding branched-chain amino acid ABC transporter permease, translated as MTQIIVNITIATGVTTLIALGFALIYQTTHFFDFAYGIVLTSGAYFTFLFKEWLHFPLIISGIIAVILSALLGCLIDFFIYRRLRKQGATSLILLLASLGTYTVLQNVISVTFGDTTRTIRSGVIEEGISFFDARITSIQIAIVCVSLVLVIAVALFLKKTRTGQAIRAVANDPQLAEIAGIESNRIIGVTFALGSALAGVAGILISFDIDMTPTMGMNFMMAGVVAAIVGGLGRISGSLLGALFLSTAQNVGASFIGFQWQETIAFILLLAFLLLKPQGFLGKS; from the coding sequence ATGACTCAAATTATAGTTAATATAACGATCGCAACGGGAGTTACAACCTTAATAGCTCTTGGATTTGCACTTATCTATCAAACAACACACTTTTTCGATTTTGCCTACGGTATTGTTCTAACTTCTGGTGCGTATTTTACATTTTTGTTTAAGGAGTGGTTGCATTTTCCCCTCATTATCTCAGGCATTATTGCTGTAATACTAAGTGCATTGCTTGGATGTCTCATAGATTTTTTTATTTATCGACGATTGAGAAAGCAAGGAGCAACGTCTTTGATTCTCTTGCTTGCGTCTCTCGGAACGTATACTGTTTTGCAGAATGTTATTTCTGTGACTTTTGGTGATACCACGAGAACAATTCGATCTGGTGTTATAGAGGAAGGAATCAGTTTTTTTGATGCTCGAATCACTTCTATTCAAATTGCGATTGTTTGCGTTAGTCTCGTGCTTGTCATTGCTGTGGCGCTTTTTTTAAAAAAAACGAGAACAGGACAGGCAATTCGAGCTGTTGCCAACGATCCCCAACTAGCTGAAATTGCTGGAATTGAGAGCAATCGAATAATTGGAGTAACCTTTGCGCTTGGTTCTGCTCTAGCAGGAGTCGCAGGTATTTTAATTTCTTTTGATATTGATATGACTCCAACCATGGGTATGAATTTCATGATGGCAGGTGTTGTTGCTGCGATCGTAGGTGGTTTAGGGAGAATTTCTGGCTCTCTACTAGGAGCTTTGTTTCTCAGCACTGCTCAGAATGTAGGAGCCTCATTCATCGGTTTTCAATGGCAAGAAACAATCGCGTTCATTCTCTTGTTGGCGTTTCTTCTCCTGAAACCACAAGGATTTTTAGGTAAAAGCTAA